The Vairimorpha necatrix chromosome 11, complete sequence genome window below encodes:
- a CDS encoding heat shock protein 70-like protein, which yields MSEPSKTSNAIGIDLGTTYSCCGAYINGKVEIITNPDGDRTTPSIVAFGDSGNIVVGSAAKSMYTSDPSSVVFDAKRMIGRGFDDENIQKCVSKWPFKVVRYNFKEKKEEAAPAPGAQKVIDNIAIKIEKNGKVDYYAPIEISSRVLTYMKRAAEARLSTKVDSVVVTVPAYFEEPQKERTKEAAIIAGFKPENIRLLAEPTAAAMAYGHIMTQGDSPLETKEDVLVFDLGGGTFDVSVLDFEFSKENGSVGITKATDGNTFLGGVDFDNLLIQHTLAEFKKKNRIDDKEEFKQNSILRLRAEVNKVKALLSSTTNAQIYVPCFHGTVDLNVDITRTRFEYLCDSLFKNCLERVKGCLLLSEDIKGVNYSKDGTKLLLTPELERQLNDIKNRIKKVIPVGGSSRIPKIKSMLCDYFGANKVVEPVNPDEAVAYGAAYQAASVFSDVIGDSNGLLLIDCCPLDLSIETAGGVATVLIPRNSSIPVKKTETFTTYSDNQTAVTINVYEGNRALAKENNLIGSFNLDGIIPAPRGVPKIEVTFDVDNNGVLNITAEDKQTSKQSSLTVSNTQSRLTDEQIQRMKEAAEEHEKADEKVKELISKKNGFESMLNSFKGAVEQHQQLPQEKKDEILGKLKPYEEWVYGIDGTNFDEAEMDQKDQELKDMIKEIMPAGGPTTAPAA from the coding sequence ATGAGTGAACCCAGTAAAACTTCAAATGCAATTGGTATTGATTTAGGCACAACATATTCATGCTGTGGTGCTTACATTAATGGTAAAGTAGAGATTATTACTAACCCTGATGGAGACAGGACTACTCCTTCTATCGTCGCCTTTGGTGACTCTGGGAATATTGTAGTCGGTTCTGCTGCTAAGAGTATGTACACTAGTGACCCGAGTTCTGTAGTCTTTGACGCTAAGAGAATGATAGGCAGAGGATTTgatgatgaaaatattcAGAAATGCGTGTCAAAATGGCCATTCAAAGTCGTCAGATACAATTTCAAAGAGAAGAAAGAAGAAGCTGCCCCTGCTCCAGGAGCCCAGAAAGTTATAGACAATATTGCTATTAAGATTGAGAAGAATGGGAAAGTAGATTATTACGCTCCTATTGAAATTTCATCAAGAGTCTTGACATACATGAAGAGAGCCGCCGAAGCCAGACTTAGTACAAAAGTCGACTCTGTGGTCGTGACAGTCCCAGCTTACTTTGAGGAGCCCCAGAAAGAAAGAACAAAAGAAGCCGCTATTATTGCAGGATTTAAACCAGAGAACATTAGATTACTCGCTGAGCCCACTGCTGCTGCTATGGCTTATGGTCATATTATGACTCAAGGAGATTCTCCCCTTGAGACTAAAGAAGATGTCCTTGTATTTGATCTTGGTGGTGGTACTTTTGATGTGTCAGTCTTAGACTTTGAATTTAGTAAAGAAAATGGATCAGTGGGAATTACAAAGGCCACAGACGGGAACACTTTCTTAGGAGGAGTAGATTTTGACAATCTCTTGATCCAACACACTCTTGCCGAATTTAAGAAGAAGAACAGAATTGATGATAAAGAAGAATTTAAACAGAACAGTATCTTGAGATTAAGAGCAGAAGTCAATAAAGTCAAGGCTTTATTAAGTTCTACTACTAATGCCCAGATTTATGTCCCATGCTTCCACGGAACAGTAGATTTGAATGTTGACATCACAAGGACAAGATTCGAATATTTATGTGACTCCTTATTTAAGAATTGCTTAGAAAGAGTAAAAGGATGTCTTTTATTATCTGAAGATATAAAAGGAGTAAATTATTCTAAGGATGGTACTAAATTATTACTTACCCCAGAATTAGAGAGACAACTTAATGATATCAAAAATAGAATCAAGAAAGTCATTCCAGTAGGAGGATCATCAAGAATCCCAAAAATCAAGAGTATGCTTTGTGATTATTTCGGAGCTAATAAAGTAGTCGAACCAGTAAACCCTGACGAAGCTGTGGCTTATGGTGCTGCTTATCAAGCCGCTTCAGTCTTCTCTGACGTCATAGGCGACAGTAATGGCTTATTGCTCATTGACTGCTGTCCTCTAGACTTGTCTATTGAAACTGCTGGTGGTGTGGCCACTGTCTTAATTCCCAGAAATAGTTCTATCCCTGTAAAGAAGACTGAGACATTTACTACCTACTCTGATAACCAAACAGCAGTAACTATCAATGTCTACGAAGGAAACAGAGCTCTTGCTAAAGAAAACAATCTCATTGGTTCATTTAACTTAGATGGCATTATACCTGCCCCAAGAGGAGTCCCAAAGATCGAAGTCACTTTTGATGTAGACAATAATGGTGTACTAAACATCACTGCTGAAGACAAACAAACCAGTAAACAATCATCACTTACCGTATCAAATACTCAGAGTAGATTGACAGACGAACAAATTCAGAGAATGAAAGAAGCTGCTGAGGAACATGAAAAAGCAGACGAAAAAGTAAAAGAACTAATTTCTAAGAAAAATGGATTTGAATCAATGCTTAACAGTTTTAAAGGAGCAGTAGAACAACATCAACAATTACCACAGGAAAAGAAAGACGAAATATTAGGAAAATTAAAGCCTTATGAAGAATGGGTCTACGGAATTGATGGAACTAATTTTGATGAAGCAGAAATGGACCAGAAAGATCAAGAACTTAAAGATATGATCAAAGAAATCATGCCAGCAGGAGGACCAACAACAGCACCAGCTGCATAA
- a CDS encoding V-type proton ATPase subunit C (VATC): MLLIGLPLEENINIQEEIIQYKRKYNINLEIINIPDFIHLNISSCNSYDDSLNKSEKECIDLIKGFSRIKTYKFERNLCHWDTEKYACLDLEECLKMLEEDLLHIKNIYNKKKEDNMKYKKYSEKLRKRTQGDILEKDLNINLTEYEFLEEIYLVVEKDSSDFSEFICNSEMASEETLVKIEEDEKYILYKILILKTHVKDFKKECSLKGFHIKETNMPPLPFSEPDGLDLFVETHFVELYKILVHLKMLKLFIECFLRYGLPKEYAFFSCVEEKSLEKFKKISESWKSDRIIEDSDEEETGTNFAYTFIESYNEE; the protein is encoded by the coding sequence ATGCTACTCATAGGCCTCCCACTAGAAgagaatataaatatacaagaagaaataatacAGTACaagagaaaatataatataaatctgGAGATAATAAATATCCCAGACTTCATACATCTGAATATCTCATCTTGTAATTCATACGACGACTCACTAAATAAATCAGAGAAGGAATGTATAGACTTGATCAAGGGATTTAGtagaataaaaacatacaaATTCGAGAGAAACTTGTGTCACTGGGACACAGAGAAATACGCCTGCTTAGATCTGGAAGAATGTCTCAAGATGCTAGAGGAGGATTTATTACacataaagaatatttacaataagaagaaagaagacaatatgaaatataagaaatataGTGAGAAATTAAGGAAGAGGACACAAGGAGATATTCTAGAGAAAGATCTAAATATAAACCTGACTGAATATGAATTCCTAGAGGAGATCTACTTGGTGGTAGAAAAAGACTCGTCAGATTTCTCAGAGTTCATTTGTAATTCAGAGATGGCTTCAGAGGAGACACTAGTGAAAATAGAAGAAGACGAGAAATATATTCTGTACAAGATCTTAATCCTTAAGACACATGTAAAAGACTTCAAGAAGGAATGCAGTCTGAAGGGATTTCATATAAAAGAGACGAATATGCCCCCTTTACCTTTCAGTGAGCCAGATGGGCTTGATTTATTCGTAGAGACACATTTCGTAGAATTGTACAAGATCCTCGTACACTTGAAGATGCTCAAGCTTTTTATAGAGTGTTTTCTTAGGTATGGGCTTCCTAAGGAATATGCCTTCTTTTCCTGTGTAGAAGAGAAGTCTCTTGAGAAGTTTAAGAAGATCAGTGAGAGTTGGAAGAGTGACAGGATTATAGAAGATAGTGACGAGGAAGAGACAGGGACTAATTTTGCGTATACATTTATAGAATCATATAATGAGGAATAA
- a CDS encoding ABC transporter: protein MNFSTEENELIWRNLNLYSGKKHLLQNISGIVGPSSMTALMGPSGAGKTTLLNALAGRLPLNMKLSGEILLNSYPRDQNWPQIMGYVEQEFLSFENQTVFETLNFCKLIKNSDLSVDDVINILGLVKSKNDLISKLSGGEKKRLSMDSFNALNILELLIKLAKIGKTIIVTIHQPSYNQIQYFQRIILLSQGKMIYEGSFEKCIDFFKECGYNLPRNTNPTDFFLDTISLDTRNDQNMNNCYNKINYINDVWMSHNINHNPNITKPLTNKQNINNKVILPLLIKRNILEYWRKKTYLKIKILQKLIFLLIFGLAYLRMNNTVLEIPSRKGSLTFLILNCLFGICAPIFNVFPDEKRVIIRERRSGMYSAFTSFLSKYISELPFNLIYEISYLSCLYWIIGLNSGAGRFFICLIIYASLINFSIIFGLAISSLSPSQNIAQIIGGTCILFFTIYSGAFGSTNAIPAWLRWMIFISPVYYAFTALIQNQFSGVEFYSNQGSVPGEEFIYANDTFIIGMWWCIFLMWLYTVLWFIIGSISLQYSTRTKIKLEQHN, encoded by the exons ATGAATTTCTCAACAGAGGAAAATGAATTAATTTGGAGAAATCTCAATTTATACAGTggaaaaaaacatttactCCAAAATATCTCAGGCATAGTAGGCCCATCTTCAATGACTGCTCTTATGGGCCCAAGTGGAGCAGGCAAAACAACTTTACTAAACGCTTTAGCAGGTCGTCTACCCTTAAACATGAAATTATCAggagaaattttattaaattcttaCCCTAGAGATCAAAATTGGCCACAAATCATGGGCTACGTAGAACAAGAATTCCTTTCTTTTGAAAACCAGACAGTTTTTGAAACTCTAAATTTCTgcaaattaataaaaaattctgatTTGTCTGTTGATGACGTCATCAATATATTGGGACTagtaaaatctaaaaatgatttaatttctaaacTTAGTGGTGGTGAAAAGAAGAGATTAAGTATGG ATTCATTTAAtgctttaaatattttggaattattaattaaattggCTAAAATAGGTAAAACTATTATTGTCACAATTCATCAGCCTTCTTATAATcaaatacaatattttcaGAGAATCATTTTATTATCCCAAGGGAAAATGATCTACGAAGGATCATTTGAAAAATGTATAgacttttttaaagaatgtGGTTACAATTTACCAAGAAATACAAACCCGACAGATTTCTTTTTAGATACTATAAGTTTAGACACTAGAAATGATCAAAATATGAATAATtgttacaataaaataaattatattaatgaCGTATGGATGAGtcataatataaatcataATCCAAATATAACGAAACCACTTACAAATAAGcagaatattaataataaagtaATCTTAcctttattaataaaaagaaacattTTAGAATATTGGAGAAAGAAgacatatttaaaaatcaagattttacaaaaattaatatttttattaattttcgGCTTAGCTTATTTAAGAATGAACAATACTGTCTTAGAAATACCAAGCCGAAAAGGTTctttaacatttttaattttaaattgtctTTTTGGAATTTGTGCACCAATTTTCAATGTTTTCCCTGATGAAAAGCGTGTTATTATTAGAGAAAGAAGATCAGGAATGTATTCCGCATttacttcatttttatctaaatatatttctgaGTTaccttttaatttaatatatgaaatttcttatttatctTGTTTATATTGGATTATAGGACTTAATTCTGGTGCAggtagattttttatatgtttaataatttacgcaagtttaataaatttttctataattttcGGATTAGCAATAAGTTCATTAAGTCCTAGTCAGAATATTGCGCAGATTATTGGTGGGACTtgtatattgttttttactatttatAGTGGAGCATTTGGGAGTACAAATGCTATACCTGCTTGGTTGAGATggatgatttttataagtcCAGTTTATTACGCGTTTACAGCTTTAATACAAAATCAGTTTAGTGGTGTAGAATTTTACAGTAATCAGGGCTCAGTACCAGGAGAAGAGTTTATTTATGCTAATGATACATTTATAATAGGAATGTGGTGGTGTATCTTTTTAATGTGGCTTTATACAGTCCTGTGGTTTATTATAGGGAGTATATCACTTCAGTATTCCACGAGgactaaaataaaacttgAGCAgcataattaa
- a CDS encoding signal peptidase complex subunit 1: MNILNKLDQPIDYHGQELSRKLFYVIIYIGYTFSLLTGILYNDLKYTLFLGLITVACVFLTCVPSWKIYRKNPLKFTRKSNK; this comes from the coding sequence ATGAATATTCTCAACAAGTTAGATCAGCCCATTGACTACCATGGCCAGGAATTATCAAGAAAGCTTTTCTATGTCATAATCTACATAGGATACACTTTCTCTCTCCTTACTGGTATACTGTACAATGATCTGAAATATACTCTATTCTTAGGACTTATTACTGTAGCTTGTGTATTCTTGACATGTGTGCCTTCTTGGAAAATTTACAGAAAGAATCCTTTGAAATTTACAAGAAAaagtaataaataa
- a CDS encoding FACT complex subunit SPT16, translating to MTEIKIDPLKFSLRIDKIRKLIPDPLLIILGSKSDLEQANLNSALSNYLIGYEFPNTMILIDNQVRIYSNKKKLDLLRILSNCDLFPLEKDFSNIQEIIKSLSIFPKLCLVDKNKIQGFLSENILNTLICEDVSYKIEKLFLYKDEDELINCKKAGLVINHLIKNCTELIKENNLEEDKLEEIIDMPLDGIDNENIEYSFPPEISKYSYRIGIRYNGYCAEGGRTIFQDMNIFYNAQKFILSLIRVGDNSKIVYEKVKEYLKSNDLEVDDNFLYTTGLLNEEVNFKNEFRILNGLVFVLRLSNGVSILSNTFFMDEIPIFLTISDKFEDFLDQRPRFRDKSREFELDVRRKEHQKELLEKLINERLEYYKNKRNNVLEEDKNENIPYLKENLIPRKGKIYVDFNNNCVCLPISDFILPIHISSIKNIVLVDETILKINITCNSVNNSLLKSNSTTNISDNNYVSNSILKSINVIINSGRQIYEEIQELKNKFTLSSDKEIIKQDKLIEKSSKFILEDLFLRTDIKTPIKKRKSNTLECHENGFRFLEDKLDILFSNIKNIFFLKGDVQNKTILHFNLISPIIINNKKTKNIQFYQEASANITFNTNKRGDDHMEYLIEKEEKDKQKRLNYLFENFVMKIENETFLKVQRPKDGFTGVPFKESVFIQKTHECLVALYEQPFFILNLEDIEVCNFERVVYNVKTYDVIFIFKDYTTSKILSIESSYMSKFKDYLDYHNIVYMETIFNIQWKNVLKKIQDDPIGFYSTGGWTELLVEDNESEEEVEESEEESESESSEEESDISTVSSSFSEDTESSEEEEEESSEEMSDSSDEGRKRRRR from the coding sequence ATGacagaaataaaaatcgatcctttgaaattttcattaagaattgataaaattagGAAATTAATTCCTGATCCACTCTTAATAATCCTAGGTAGTAAATCAGATTTAGAACAAGCAAATCTAAATTCTGCCCTTTCAAATTATCTTATAGGATATGAATTCCCCAATACTATGATTCTTATAGATAATCAAGTAAGAATTTACAGTaataagaagaaattaGATTTACTCcgaattttatcaaattgtGATCTTTTTCCTTTAGAAAAAGATTTCTCAAATATtcaagaaattataaaaagtttatcAATTTTCCCTAAACTTTGTTTAGTtgataaaaacaaaatccAAGGATTTTTAagtgaaaatattttaaatacattaaTTTGTGAAGATGTAAGTTATAAAATCgagaaattatttctttataaagatgaagatgaattaataaattgtaAGAAAGCAGGTCTTGTAATAAATCATCTTATAAAGAATTGTACAGAATTAATTAAAGAGAATAATTTAGAAGAAGACAAACTTGAAGAAATAATTGACATGCCTTTAGATGGAATAGATAATGAGAATATTGAATATAGTTTCCCACCAgaaatatctaaatattCTTATAGAATAGGAATAAGATATAATGGATATTGTGCAGAAGGAGGTAGAACAATTTTCCAAGatatgaatatattttataatgctcagaaatttatattaagtTTAATAAGAGTAGGAGATAATTCTAAGATTGTATATGAGAAAgttaaagaatatttaaagagtAATGATTTAGAAGTAGATGataatttcttatataCTACAGGATTATTAAATGAAGAAgtgaattttaaaaatgaatttagaATTCTAAATGGACTTGTTTTTGTATTAAGACTTAGTAATGGGGTGTCAATTTTAagtaatacattttttatggaTGAGATACCAATTTTCTTAACAATTTCTGATAAAtttgaagattttttagatcAAAGGCCGAGATTTAGAGACAAAAGTCGAGAATTTGAATTAGACGTAAGAAGAAAAGAACATCAGAAAGAATTATTagagaaattaataaatgagAGAttagaatattataaaaataaaaggaaTAATGTATTAgaagaagataaaaatgaGAATATACCATATCTTAAAGAGAATTTAATACCTAGAAAAGGGAAGATATATGtagattttaataataattgtGTATGTTTACCAATAAgtgattttatattaccAATTCATATATCTTCAATTAAGAACATAGTTTTAGTAGATGAAACAatacttaaaattaatattacatGTAATAGTGTTAATAATAGCttattaaaaagtaataGTACTACTAATATTAGTGATAATAATTATGTTAGTAatagtattttaaaaagtattaatgttattattaattcGGGTAGACAAATTTATGAAGAAATtcaagaattaaaaaataaattcacTTTATCTTCtgataaagaaattataaaacaagataaattaattgaaaaatCTTCAAAATTCATTTTAGAAGATTTATTCTTAAGAACTGATATAAAAACtcctataaaaaaaagaaaatcaaataCTTTAGAATGTCATGAAAATGGATTTAGATTCTTAGAAGATAAATTagacattttattttctaatataaaaaatatcttttttttaaaaggaGATGTTCAAAATAAGacaattttacattttaatttaataagtccaataataataaataataagaaaactaaaaatattcaattttatcaaGAAGCAAGTGCAAATATAACATTTAATACTAATAAAAGAGGAGATGATCATATGGAAtatttaatagaaaaagaagaaaaagataaacaaaaaagactaaattatttatttgagAATTTTGTAAtgaaaattgaaaatgaaaCATTTCTTAAAGTTCAAAGACCAAAAGATGGTTTCACAGGGGTACCCTTTAAAGAATCAGTTTTTATACAGAAAACTCATGAATGTTTAGTAGCACTTTATGAGCagcctttttttatattaaatttggAAGATATTGAAGTTTGTAATTTTGAGAGAGTAGTATACAATGTAAAGACTTATGACgtcatatttatatttaaagattATACTACTAGTAAAATATTGAGTATTGAGTCATCTTATATGTCTAAATTTAAGGATTATTTAGATTATCATAATATTGTCTATATGGAgacaatatttaatattcagtggaaaaatgtattaaagAAGATTCAAGATGATCCAATAGGCTTTTATAGTACGGGAGGATGGACAGAATTATTAGTGGAAGATAATGAGAGTGAAGAAGAAGTAGAAGAAAGTGAAGAAGAGAGCGAGAGTGAGAGCAGTGAAGAGGAGTCAGACATTTCTACAGTGAGCAGTAGCTTCAGTGAGGACACTGAGAGTAgtgaagaagaagaagaagaaagcAGTGAAGAGATGAGTGACAGTAGTGACGAAGGAAGAAAGCGAAGAAGaaggtaa
- a CDS encoding putative U6 snRNA-associated Sm-like protein produces MYPLTLVRLSRNKYINFELKSGSKCRGFLKKCDLLMNLHIVNMNMEDIDGQVIFYKECYVRGTSIKTVNVDPSLLHLQSSKQ; encoded by the coding sequence ATGTATCCCCTCACTCTTGTAAGATTAAgtagaaataaatacataaacTTCGAACTCAAAAGTGGGTCAAAATGCAGAGGATTCCTAAAGAAATGTGACTTACTTATGAATCTGCATATAGTAAACATGAATATGGAAGATATAGACGGGCAAGTAATATTCTACAAGGAATGTTATGTAAGAGGGACAAGCATAAAGACAGTGAATGTGGACCCTTCACTTTTACACTTACAGTCTAgtaaacaataa
- a CDS encoding ABC transporter: MNFSTEENELIWRNLNLYSGKKHLLQNISGIVGPSSMTALMGPSGAGKTTLLNALAGRLPLNMKLSGEILLNSYPRDQNWPQIMGYVEQEFLSFENQTVFETLNFCKLIKNSDLSVDDVINILGLVKSKNDLISKLSGGEKKRLSMDEPTSGLDSFNALNILELLIKLAKIGKTIIVTIHQPSYNQIQYFQRIILLSQGKMIYEGSFEKCIDFFKECGYNLPRNTNPTDFFLDTISLDTRNDQNMNNCYNKINYINDVWMSHNINHNPNITKPLTNKQNINNKVILPLLIKRNILEYWRKKTYLKIKILQKLIFLLIFGLAYLRMNNTVLEIPSRKGSLTFLILNCLFGICAPIFNVFPDEKRVIIRERRSGMYSAFTSFLSKYISELPFNLIYEISYLSCLYWIIGLNSGAGRFFICLIIYASLINFSIIFGLAISSLSPSQNIAQIIGGTCILFFTIYSGAFGSTNAIPAWLRWMIFISPVYYAFTALIQNQFSGVEFYSNQGSVPGEEFIYANDTFIIGMWWCIFLMWLYTVLWFIIGSISLQYSTRTKIKLEQHN, from the exons ATGAATTTCTCAACAGAGGAAAATGAATTAATTTGGAGAAATCTCAATTTATACAGTggaaaaaaacatttactCCAAAATATCTCAGGCATAGTAGGCCCATCTTCAATGACTGCTCTTATGGGCCCAAGTGGAGCAGGCAAAACAACTTTACTAAACGCTTTAGCAGGTCGTCTACCCTTAAACATGAAATTATCAggagaaattttattaaattcttaCCCTAGAGATCAAAATTGGCCACAAATCATGGGCTACGTAGAACAAGAATTCCTTTCTTTTGAAAACCAGACAGTTTTTGAAACTCTAAATTTCTgcaaattaataaaaaattctgatTTGTCTGTTGATGACGTCATCAATATATTGGGACTagtaaaatctaaaaatgatttaatttctaaacTTAGTGGTGGTGAAAAGAAGAGATTAAGTATGG ATGAACCTACAAGTGGATTAGATTCATTTAAtgctttaaatattttggaattattaattaaattggCTAAAATAGGTAAAACTATTATTGTCACAATTCATCAGCCTTCTTATAATcaaatacaatattttcaGAGAATCATTTTATTATCCCAAGGGAAAATGATCTACGAAGGATCATTTGAAAAATGTATAgacttttttaaagaatgtGGTTACAATTTACCAAGAAATACAAACCCGACAGATTTCTTTTTAGATACTATAAGTTTAGACACTAGAAATGATCAAAATATGAATAATtgttacaataaaataaattatattaatgaCGTATGGATGAGtcataatataaatcataATCCAAATATAACGAAACCACTTACAAATAAGcagaatattaataataaagtaATCTTAcctttattaataaaaagaaacattTTAGAATATTGGAGAAAGAAgacatatttaaaaatcaagattttacaaaaattaatatttttattaattttcgGCTTAGCTTATTTAAGAATGAACAATACTGTCTTAGAAATACCAAGCCGAAAAGGTTctttaacatttttaattttaaattgtctTTTTGGAATTTGTGCACCAATTTTCAATGTTTTCCCTGATGAAAAGCGTGTTATTATTAGAGAAAGAAGATCAGGAATGTATTCCGCATttacttcatttttatctaaatatatttctgaGTTaccttttaatttaatatatgaaatttcttatttatctTGTTTATATTGGATTATAGGACTTAATTCTGGTGCAggtagattttttatatgtttaataatttacgcaagtttaataaatttttctataattttcGGATTAGCAATAAGTTCATTAAGTCCTAGTCAGAATATTGCGCAGATTATTGGTGGGACTtgtatattgttttttactatttatAGTGGAGCATTTGGGAGTACAAATGCTATACCTGCTTGGTTGAGATggatgatttttataagtcCAGTTTATTACGCGTTTACAGCTTTAATACAAAATCAGTTTAGTGGTGTAGAATTTTACAGTAATCAGGGCTCAGTACCAGGAGAAGAGTTTATTTATGCTAATGATACATTTATAATAGGAATGTGGTGGTGTATCTTTTTAATGTGGCTTTATACAGTCCTGTGGTTTATTATAGGGAGTATATCACTTCAGTATTCCACGAGgactaaaataaaacttgAGCAgcataattaa
- a CDS encoding small nuclear ribonucleoprotein-associated protein: MENEFNIYESFVDSDIIIRQFDNTKISGTLISIDGYLNSFLINGEYQTLDKCVPFKSLFVRGSVIDYLYRK; encoded by the coding sequence ATGGAAAATGAGTTCAATATTTACGAGTCATTTGTGGATTCTGACATAATTATCAGGCAGTTTGATAATACTAAAATATCTGGGACTCTGATTTCTATAGACGGATATCTTAACTCATTCCTTATAAATGGGGAATATCAGACACTAGACAAATGTGTACCTTTTAAGTCTCTATTTGTAAGAGGGAGTGTAATAGATTATCTATACAggaaataa
- a CDS encoding superoxide dismutase (SODM), with protein sequence MFTLPKLKYEYNSLEPVISEDIMITHHKEHHQTYVNTLNKLVQDNKLQGKSLNTLLYGNNRDTLLDKQLRDYGGGHFNHSLFWVMMSPQKKDIPDDLLFLISEAFGSLEKFKEEFNFMATKLFGSGWVWLVYKDKVYIETSTNQDNPMMRDCKVIPLLCLDVWEHAYYLQYKNRRKEYIEKWWNVVDWEAVNEIYQECVVNKKNLQVTSDGLINFSK encoded by the coding sequence ATGTTCACGTTGCCTAAACTTAAATACGAGTACAATTCCTTAGAGCCCGTCATCAGTGAGGATATTATGATCACTCACCATAAGGAGCATCATCAGACTTATGTAAACACTCTCAATAAACTAGTACAAGACAATAAGCTACAAGGGAAATCTCTGAATACTCTCTTATATGGTAATAATAGGGATACCCTCCTTGATAAACAATTAAGGGACTACGGAGGTGGTCACTTCAATCACAGTCTCTTCTGGGTGATGATGTCTCCTCAGAAGAAGGATATTCCTGATGATCTCCTCTTCCTCATCTCTGAGGCCTTCGGGTCACTAGAGAAATTCAAGGAGGAATTTAATTTCATGGCTACTAAGTTATTTGGATCGGGGTGGGTCTGGTTAGTCTACAAGGATAAGGTGTATATTGAGACTAGTACTAATCAGGATAATCCTATGATGAGGGACTGTAAAGTCATTCCTCTACTGTGCCTTGATGTCTGGGAACATGCTTATTATTTACAGTATAAAAATAGGAGAAAGGAGTACATTGAGAAGTGGTGGAATGTAGTGGACTGGGAAGCAGTGAATGAAATATATCAAGAGTGTGTAGTGAATAAGAAGAATTTACAAGTAACCTCAGATGGACTCATTAATTTCAGTAAATAA
- a CDS encoding putative meiotic expression up-regulated protein 26, whose protein sequence is MKNPVLNLNSFCSSPLFLLNSDDMSLLESPFSLDEYKVPNKKSNFKPTDYYKPSKTRGLKEDKEGYCLECDTWLKLKNSSYWYHMNFIHGINSKGMKYPEPEIIRKNNGKNEGYCGICEEWINLGSKRDQKRCKFGWYRHCQKIHK, encoded by the coding sequence ATGAAGAATCCTGTACTTAATCTTAATTCCTTCTGCTCGTCGCCTTTGTTCCTCTTAAATTCTGATGACATGTCTTTATTAGAGAGCCCTTTTTCTCTAGACGAGTATAAAGTCCCAAATAAGAAGAGTAATTTTAAGCCGACTGATTATTATAAGCCTAGTAAAACAAGGGGattaaaagaagataaagAAGGATATTGTTTAGAATGTGACACATGGCTCAAATTAAAGAACAGTTCTTACTGGTATCATatgaattttatacatGGAATTAATTCGAAAGGGATGAAATACCCCGAGCCAGAGATTATTAGGAAGAATAATGGGAAGAACGAAGGATATTGTGGAATATGTGAAGAATGGATCAATTTAGGGAGTAAAAGAGATCAGAAGAGATGTAAATTTGGATGGTATAGGCACTGTCAAAAGatacataaataa